The following coding sequences lie in one Globicephala melas chromosome 15, mGloMel1.2, whole genome shotgun sequence genomic window:
- the SRCAP gene encoding helicase SRCAP isoform X2 codes for MQSSPSPAHPQLPILQTQMVSDGMTGSNPVSPASSSSPASSGAGGISPQHIAQDSSLDGPPGPPDGATVPLEGLSLPQAADLANKGPKWEKSHAEIAEQAKHEAEIETRIAELRKEGFWSLKRLPKVPEPPRPKGHWDYLCEEMQWLSADFAQERRWKRGVARKVVRMVIRHHEEQRQKEERARREEQAKLRRIASTMAKDVRQFWSNVEKVVQFKQQSRLEEKRKKALDLHLDFIVGQTEKYSDLLSQSLNQPLTSSKAGSSPCLGSSSAASSPPPPVSRMDDEDGDFQPQEEEEEDDEETIEVEEQQEGNDAETQRREIELLRREGELPLEELLRSLPPQLLGGPSSPSRTPSSHDSDTRDGPEEGGEEESSQVLKVKPPPSSVTQRNKQPWHPDEDDEEFAANEDEAEDEEDTIAAEEQLEGEVDHAMELSELAREGELSVEELLQQYAGAYASDASAPGSGSSEEEDEDEVEANSSDCEPEGATEAEEATQEDSSSQSDSAEEQSEDEEDEHSEEEETSGSSESEESESEESEESQSQSQADEEEEEDDDFGVEYLLARDEEQSEADGGSGPPTPGPTTTLGPKKEITDIAAAAESLQPKGYTLATTQVKTPIPLLLRGQLREYQHIGLDWLVTMYEKKLNGILADEMGLGKTIQTISLLAHLACEKGNWGPHLIIVPTSVMLNWEMELKRWCPSFKILTYYGAQKERKLKRQGWTKPNAFHVCITSYKLVLQDHQAFRRKNWRYLILDEAQNIKNFKSQRWQSLLNFNSQRRLLLTGTPLQNSLMELWSLMHFLMPHVFQSHREFKEWFSNPLTGMIEGSQEYNEGLVKRLHKVLRPFLLRRVKVDVEKQMPKKYEHVIRCRLSKRQRCLYDDFMAQTTTKETLATGHFMSVINILMQLRKVCNHPNLFDPRPVTSPFITPGICFSTASLVLRATDVHPLQRIDIGRFDLIGLEGRVSRYEADTFLPQHRLSRRVLLEVATAPDPPPRPKPVKMKVNRMLQPMPKQEGRTVVVVNSPRTPLGPVPVRPPPGPELSAQPTPGPTPPVLPAPLMVSASPSGPPLIPASRPPGPVLLPPLQPNGGPLPQVMPSPLGVLSGTSRPPTPTLSLKPAPPAPVRLSPAPPPGSSSLLKPLTVPPGYTFPSAAVTTTCTTTATAPTTAVPAPTPAPQRLILSPDMQARLPSGEVVSIGQLASLAQRPVASTGGSKPLTFQIQGNKLTLTGAQVRQLAVGQPRPLQRNVVHLVSAGGQHHLISQPAHVALIQAVAPTPGPTPVSVLPSSTPSTTPAPTGLSLPLAANQVPPTMVNNTGVVKIVVRQAPRDGLTPVPPLAPAPRPPSSGLPAVLTPRPTLTPGRLPTPALGTARAPIATSTLVRPLLKLVHSPTPEVSASAPGAAPLTISSPLPVPSSLPGPASSPMPVPNSSPLASPVSSTVPVPVSSSLPISVCTTLPSPASAPLTIPISAPLPVSASGPALLTNVTPTLAAAPGPPSLAPVGTSPSASALTLGLATTPSLSPSQAPGHPLLLAPASSHVPGLNSAVAPACSPVLVPASALASPFPAASNQAPAQASLLAPAPTASQALATSLAPMVAPQTAILAPSPAPSLAPLPVLAPSLGPTPVLAPSQTSVPLLASSSTPGTPLASASSLVPAPAPVLVPSSAQTMVPAPVPSPLPSPASTQTLALPPALASTLGGSSPSQTLSLGTGNPQGSFPAQTLSLTPAASLVPAPAQTLSLAPGPPLCPSQTLSLAPAPPLAPVSPMGPAPAHTLTLATVSSSASLLAPASVQTLTLSPAPVPVPTLGPAAAQTLALAPASTQAPASQASSLVVSATGAAPLPVTMVSRLPVSKDEPETLTLRSGPPSPPSTATSFSGPRPRRQPPPPPRSPFYLDSLEEKRKQQRSERLERIFQLSEAHGALAPVYGTEVLDFCTLPQPVASPIGPRSPGPSHPTFWTYTEAARQAVLFPQQRLDQLSEIIERFIFVMPPVEAPPPSLHACHPPPWLAPRQAAFQEQLARELWPRARPLHRIVCNMRTQFPDLRLIQYDCGKLQTLAVLLRQLKAEGHRVLIFTQMTRMLDVLEQFLTYHGHLYLRLDGSTRVEQRQALMERFNADKRIFCFILSTRSGGVGVNLTGADTVVFYDSDWNPTMDAQAQDRCHRIGQTRDVHIYRLISERTVEENILKKANQKRMLGDMAIEGGNFTTAYFKQTIRELFDMPLEEPSGSSIPSAPEDEEETVASKQTHILEQALCRAEDEEDIRAATQAKAEQVAELAEFNENDGFPAADGEEAGRPGAEDEEMSRAEQEIAALVEQLTPIERYAMKFLEASLEEVSREELKQAEEQVEAARKDLDQAKEEVFRLPQEEEEGPGAGDEVSCGTGGGSHRRSKKAKAPERPGTRVSERLRGARAETQGANHTPVTSTHHPRSTSTPPRCSPARDRVPRPAPRPRPTPASAPAAIPAPVPAPISAPIPISAPNPITMLPVHILPSPPLPSAQIPPSCSSACTPPPACTPPPAHTPPPAQTSLLTPSSPLLLGLPSVPISPPVTNLPLGMGPEAELCAQAMASTESLELADMASSETSPITLVPPKDLLPVAVEILPMSEKNLSLTSSAPSPNLAAGSVPNGQEQEVPEPAEATILSVLPDGEEVATCLSESNRLELPPSAASDELLQEPLEADKNSEELVEAQTPTSTPEKPQELVSAEAAAPSTSSSATSTPEGPSPARPPRRRTSADVEIRGQGAGRPGQPPGPKVLRKLPGRLVTVVEEKELVRRRRQQRGTASTLVPGVSETGASPGSPSTRSMSGPESSPPTSGPCEAAPPSTLPTPTQQPFIARRHIELGLTGGGSPENGEGALLAITPPAVKRRRGRPPKKNRSPADAGRGVDEAPSSTSKGKTSGADSVPGAETLIVAEPVLAPQLIPGPQPLGPQPVHRPEPVILSPVEKRRRGRPPKARDLPIPGTISSPGDGSLESRTQPLPIPPPLPPLPPLLACPTATVANTVTTLTISTSPPKRKRGRPPKNPPSPRPSQLPVLDRDSSPVLESCGLGKQRQPQGQGESEGSSSDEDGSRPLTRLARLRLEAEGMRGRKSEGSMVVAVIQDDLDLADSGPGGLELTPPVVSLAPKLRSTRLRPGSLVPPLETEKVPRKRAGAPVGCGPGLAKRSRLQPPSPLGPEGSVEESEAEASGEEEEGDGTPRRRPGPRRLGGATNQGDQRILRSSAPSHLAGPTISHRGRKAKT; via the exons ATGCAGagcagcccctcccctgctcaCCCTCAGCTCCCAATCTTGCAAACACAG ATGGTGTCGGACGGCATGACAGGCAGcaatcctgtgtcccctgcctcatcCAGTTCCCCAGCCTCTAGTGGGGCAGGTGGCATCTCCCCCCAGCATATAGCTCAAGATTCCTCTTTGGATGGACCTCCAGGGCCCCCAGATGGTGCCACAGTGCCCCTGGAGGGGCTCAGCTTACCCCAGGCTGCTGACCTGGCTAACAAGGGCCCAAAGTGGGAGAAGAGCCATGCTGAGATCGCAGAGCAGGCCAAGCAT GAGGCTGAGATTGAGACTCGGATTGCTGAGCTGCGGAAGGAGGGTTTCTGGTCACTGAAGAGACTGCCTAAAGTGCCCGAGCCTCCCCGCCCCAAGGGCCACTGGGACTATCTGTGTGAGGAGATGCAGTGGCTCTCTGCCGACTTTGCTCAGGAGCGCCGTTGGAAACGGGGTGTGGCCCGTAAG GTGGTGCGAATGGTGATCCGGCACCACGAGGAGCAGCGGCAGAAAGAGGAACGGGCCCGGAGGGAGGAGCAGGCCAAGCTGCGCCGAATCGCCTCCACCATGGCCAAGGATGTTAGGCAGTTTTGGAGCAATGTGGAGAAG GTGGTGCAATTCAAACAACAGTCCCGGCTTGAGGAAAAGCGGAAAAAAGCCCTGGACCTGCACCTGGACTTCATCGTGGGGCAAACTGAAAAGTACTCAGACCTTCTGTCTCAGAGCCTCAACCAGCCACTAACCTCCAGCAAAGCTGGTTCCTCCCCTTGCCTTGGCTCTTCCTCAGCTGCCTCTAGTCCTCCACCCCCAGTTTCCCGGATGGATGATGAAG ATGGGGACTTCCAACcccaagaggaggaggaagaggatgatGAGGAGACGATTGAGGTTGAAGAACAACAGGAAGGCAATGATGCAGAGACCCAGAGGCGTGAGATTGAGCTACTTCGACGTGAGGGAGAACTGCCACTGGAAGAGCTGCTCCGTTCCCTCCCCCCTCAGCTGCTAGGAGGGCCTTCCAGCCCCTCAAGAACCCCCTCATCTCATGATAGTGACACCCGAGATGGGCCTGAAGAAGGTGGTGAAGAAGAGTCCTCTCAGGTGTTGAAG GTAAAGCCCCCACCCTCCTCTGTCACACAGCGCAACAAACAGCCTTGGCATCCAGATGAGGATGATGAAGAGTTTGCTGCCAATGAAGATGAAG CGGAGGATGAAGAGGATACCATAGCAGCTGAGGAGCAGTTGGAAGGGGAGGTGGATCATGCCATGGAGCTGAGCGAGTTGGCTCGAGAAG GTGAGCTGTCTGTGGAGGAGCTACTGCAGCAGTACGCAGGAGCCTATGCCTCTGATGCCTCTGCCCCAGGTTCTGGGAGTAGTGAAGAGGAAGATGAAGATGAAGTTGAGGCTAACAGCTCTGACTGTGAACCAGAGGGGGCCACAGAAGCTGAAGAGGCTACTCAAGAGGATAGTAGCAGTCAGTCAG ACTCTGCTGAGGAACAGAGTGAGGATGAGGAAGATGAGCactcagaagaggaagaaacaagcGGGAGTTCGGAATCGGAGGAATCTGAGTCTGAGGAATCTGAGGAGTCCCAGTCACAGAGCCAAGcagatgaggaagaggaggaagatgatgaCTTTGGGGTGGAGTACTTGCTTGCCAGGGACGAAGAGCAGAGTGAGGCAGATGGAGGCAGTggacctcccaccccagggcccacCACCACTCTAGGCCCTAAGAAAGAAATTACTGACATCGCTGCAGCAGCTGAAAGTCTCCAGCCCAAGGGTTATACCTTGGCCACTACCCAG GTGAAGACACCCATCCCCCTGCTCCTACGGGGCCAGCTCCGGGAGTACCAACACATTGGGCTGGACTGGCTGGTTACTATGTATGAGAAGAAGCTTAATGGCATTCTTGCTGATGAGATGGGGCTAGGCAAGACGATCCAGACCATTTCCCTGCTTGCCCACTTGGCCTGTGAGAAAG GTAACTGGGGTCCCCATTTGATCATTGTCCCCACCAGCGTGATGTTGAACTGGGAGATGGAGCTGAAACGTTGGTGCCCCAGCTTTAAAATCCTTACTTACTATGGAgcccagaaggagaggaagctCAAGCGGCAG GGCTGGACCAAGCCCAATGCCTTCcatgtgtgtatcacatcttacAAGCTGGTGCTGCAGGACCACCAGGCCTTCCGCCGCAAGAACTGGCGCTATCTCATTCTGGATGAGGCTCAGAACATCAAGAACTTCAAGTCTCAGCGCTGGCAGTCATTGCTCAACTTCAACAG CCAGAGACGCCTGCTCCTGACAGGAACACCCTTGCAGAACAGCCTCATGGAACTGTGGTCCTTGATGCACTTTTTGATGCCCCATGTCTTCCAGTCTCATCGCGAGTTCAAGGAATGGTTCTCTAATCCCCTAACTGGCATGATTGAGGGCAGCCAAGAGTACAATGAAGGTCTAGTCAAACGCCTTCACAAG GTTTTGCGGCCTTTTTTGCTGCGCCGAGTTAAGGTGGATGTTGAGAAGCAGATGCCCAAAAAATATGAGCATGTTATCCGCTGCCGGCTCTCCAAGCGCCAGCGCTGTCTCTATGATGACTTCATGGCACAGACCAC AACGAAGGAGACACTAGCCACGGGCCATTTCATGAGCGTCATCAACATTTTGATGCAGCTGCGAAAAGTCTGCAATCATCCAAACCTGTTTGACCCTCGACCCGTTACCTCCCCCTTCATCACTCCAGGCATCTGTTTCAGCACCGCCTCTCTGGTGCTAAGGGCCACTGATGTCCACCCTCTCCAG CGGATAGACATAGGTCGATTTGATCTCATTGGCCTGGAGGGTCGTGTCTCTAGATATGAGGCCGACACATTTCTACCCCAGCACCGCCTTTCCCGCCGGGTTCTGCTAGAGGTGGCTACTGCTCCggaccccccaccccggcccaagCCAGTCAAGATGAAGGTCAACAG GATGCTGCAGCCAATGCCCAAGCAAGAAGGCCGGACAGTGGTGGTGGTGAACAGTCCACGGACTCCCCTGGGCCCTGTCCCAGTCCGACCCCCTCCAGGCCCTGAGCTCTCAGCCCAGCCCACGCCTGGCCCAACCCCCCCAGTGCTGCCAGCACCACTGATGGTGTCGGCCTCGCCTTCTGGGCCCCCACTCATTCCGGCATCCCGGCCTCCTGGCCCTGTTCTTTTGCCCCCACTGCAGCCAAACGGTGGGCCTCTTCCCCAGG TGATGCCATCCCCTCTGGGGGTCTTGAGTGGGACCTCACGGCCTCCCACGCCAACCCTATCCTTGAAGCCAGCCCCACCTGCTCCTGTTCGCCTgagccctgccccgcccccaggctcCTCCAGCCTGTTGAAGCCCCTTACCGTGCCACCGGGCTATACCTTCCCTTCTGCTGCTGTCACCACCACCTGTACCACCACAGCCACGGCTCCCACCACGGCAGTGCCAGCTCCTACTCCTGCTCCACAGCGCCTCATCCTGTCTCCCGATATGCAAGCTCGCCTGCCCT CAGGTGAAGTGGTCAGCATCGGGCAGTTAGCCTCACTGGCACAGCGGCCAGTGGCTAGTACAGGGGGAAGCAAACCTCTCACCTTCCAAATCCAGGGCAACAAGCTGACTTTGACTGGTGCGCAGGTGCGCCAGCTTGCTGTGGGGCAGCCCCGCCCGCTGCAAA GGAATGTGGTGCACCTGGTGTCAGCAGGGGGGCAGCACCACCTCATCAGCCAGCCTGCCCATGTGGCCCTCATCCAGGCCGTGGCCCCGACCCCTGGCCCTACCCCTGTCTCTGTGCTGCCTTCTTCGACCCCCagcaccacccctgcccccactggCCTCAGCCTTCCGCTTGCTGCTAACCAGG TGCCACCAACCATGGTGAATAATACAGGCGTGGTGAAGATTGTAGTGAGACAGGCCCCTCGGGATGGACTGACTCCTGTTCCTCCGTTGGCCCCAGCACCCCGGCCTCCGAGCTCTGGGCTTCCAGCTGTGTTGACTCCACGCCCCACATTAACCCCTGGCCGGCTACCCACACCTGCTCTGGGTACTGCCCGGGCTCCCATAGCCACATCCACTCTGGTGAGGCCACTTCTCAAGCTGGTCCACAGTCCTACGCCTGAAGTCAGTG CTTCAGCACCCGGAGCTGCTCCCTTGAccatctcttctcctctccccgtGCCATCCTCACTACCTGGGCCAGCCTCTTCTCCAATGCCAGTTCCCAACTCCTCTCCCCTTGCTAGTCCTGTGTCTTCTACAGTCCCAGTTCCAGTATCATCTTCACTCCCCATCTCTGTCTGCACAACGCTTCCGtccccagcctcagctccacTCACCATCCCCATCTCAGCCCCCTTGCCTGTTTCGGCTTCAGGCCCAGCTCTGTTGACTAATGTGACTCCAACACTGGCAGCGGCTCCTGGACCTCCCTCTTTGGCACCAGTTGGGACTTCTCCATCAGCGTCAGCCTTGACTCTAGGTTTGGCCACAACTCCATCCCTGTCCCCATCTCAGGCACCTGGTCACCCTCTGTTGTTGGCTCCAGCCTCTTCACATGTTCCAGGGTTGAACTCAGCCGTGGCCCCAGCATGTTCACCTGTCCTGGTGCCAGCTTCTGCTCTGGCCAGTCCTTTTCCGGCAGCATCAAATCAAGCTCCAGCTCAGGCTTCCCTTTTGGCTCCAGCACCTACTGCATCTCAGGCTCTAGCCACCTCTCTGGCTCCCATGGTGGCTCCACAGACAGCAATCCTGGCTCCTTCTCCAGCTCCTTCTCTGGCTCCTCTTCCAGTCCTGGCTCCATCACTAGGTCCTACTCCTGTACTGGCTCCATCGCAGACTTCGGTTCCACTTCTGGCTTCATCATCTACTCCAGGAACTCCTttagcctcagcttcctcactggTGCCAGCCCCAGCTCCTGTGTTGGTTCCATCATCAGCTCAAACTATGGTACCAGCCCCGGTTCCGTCACCTCTCCCGAGTCCGGCTTCTACGCAGACACTGGCTTTACCCCCAGCTTTAGCATCCACTCTTGGCGGATCGTCTCCATCTCAGACACTCTCTTTGGGAACTGGGAACCCCCAAGGTTCTTTTCCAGCTCAGACATTGTCATTGACTCCAGCAGCATCCCTAGTACCAGCTCCAGCCCAGACACTGTCTTTGGCACCGGGACCACCACTGTGTCCATCTCAGACGCTGTCTTTGGCTCCAGCACCCCCTCTGGCTCCAGTTTCTCCAATGGGCCCGGCCCCAGCTCACACACTGACTTTGGCTACGGTGTCGTCATCTGCTTCACTCCTGGCCCCAGCTTCAGTGCAAACACTGACCTTGAGCCCTGCCCCAGTGCCGGTGCCCACCTTGGGCCCAgcggcagctcagactctggcaCTGGCCCCAGCCTCAACACAGGCCCCAGCTTCCCAGGCATCTTCCCTCGTGGTTTCGGCAACCGGTGCCGCTCCCTTGCCTGTCACCATGGTATCCCGGCTGCCTGTTTCCAAGGATGAGCCTGAGACACTGACATTACGCTCTGgtccccccagccctccctccactGCTACCTCGTTCAGTGGTCCCCGACCTCGACGCCAGCCCCCACCACCACCTCGTTCCCCTTTCTATCTG GACTCTCTGGAGGAAAAGCGGAAGCAGCAGCGGTCTGAACGCCTGGAACGGATTTTCCAACTTAGTGAGGCTCATGGGGCCCTGGCACCCGTGTATGGGACTGAAGTCTTGGATTTCTGTACCCTGCCCCAACCTGTTGCCAGCCCCATCGGCCCTCGTTCTCCTGGCCCCAGCCACCCCACCTTTTGGACTTATACCGAGGCTGCCCGCCAGGCTGTACTGTTTCCCCAGCAACGACTAGACCAGCTGTCAGAAATCATTGAGAG GTTCATCTTTGTCATGCCTCCTGTGGAGGCACCTCCCCCTTCCTTGCACGCCTGCCACCCACCTCCTTGGCTGGCCCCTCGTCAGGCAGCCTTCCAGGAGCAATTGGCTCGTGAGCTCTGGCCCCGGGCTCGTCCTTTGCACCGTATTGTGTGTAACATGCGTACCCAGTTTCCTGACCTGAGGCTTATCCAGTATGATTGCG GAAAGTTGCAAACGTTGGCAGTGCTGTTGCGACAGCTCAAGGCGGAGGGCCACCGGGTGCTCATATTCACCCAGATGACCCGAATGCTGGATGTGTTGGAGCAGTTTCTCACCTACCATGGCCACCTCTACTTGCGTCTGGATGGGTCTACTAGAGTTGAACAGAGACAG gCCTTGATGGAACGATTCAATGCAGACAAACGCATATTCTGCTTCATCCTTTCAACTCGGAGTGGGGGTGTGGGCGTGAACCTGACGGGGGCAGACACTGTTGTTTTTTATGACAGCGACTGGAATCCTACCATGGATGCTCAGGCCCAGGATCGCTGTCACCGAATTGGCCAGACCCGAGATGTCCACATATATAG GCTTATCAGTGAACGGACAGTGGAAGAGAACATCCTAAAAAAGGCAAACCAGAAGAGAATGTTGGGAGACATGGCAATTGAGGGAGGCAACTTCACCACAGCCTATTTTAAACAG ACCATCCGAGAGCTGTTTGATATGCCTCTGGAGGAACCATCTGGCTCATCTATACCCTCTGCCCCTGAAGATGAGGAAGAGACTGTGGCCAGCAAGCAGACCCATATCCTGGAGCAG GCATTGTGTCGGGCAGAGGATGAAGAGGATATCCGTGCGGCCACCCAGGCCAAGGCTGAACAGGTGGCTGAGCTTGCAGAATTCAATGAGAATGATGGGTTTCCTGCTGCTGACGGAGAGGAGGCTGGTCGGCCTGGGGCTGAAGATGAGGAGATGTCCCGGGCTGAGCAGGAAATTGCTGCCCTTGTAGAACAG CTGACCCCCATTGAGCGCTATGCCATGAAATTCCTGGAAGCCTCACTGGAGGAGGTGAGCCGAGAGGAGCTCAAGCAGGCAGAA GAGCAAGTGGAAGCTGCCCGCAAGGACCTGGACCAAGCGAAGGAGGAGGTGTTCCGCCTaccccaggaggaggaggaggggccaggggctggggatgagGTTTCCTGTGGGACTGGTGGAGGCAGCCACCGGCGCAGTAAGAAGGCCAAGGCCCCCGAAAGGCCAGGGACTCGCGTCAGTGAGCGTCTTCGTGGAGCCCGGGCTGAAACTCAAGGGGCAAACCACACTCCTGTCACATCCACGCATCACCCCCGCAGCACCTCCACACCCCCCCGCTGCAGCCCTGCCAGGGACCGAGTTCCCCGGCCAGCGCCTAGGCCTCGACCCACTCCAGCTTCAGCTCCTGCTGCAATTCCTGCCCCAGTCCCTGCCCCAATCTCTGCCCCAATCCCCATTTCAGCCCCAAATCCAATAACCATGCTTCCTGTCCATATCTTGccttctccccctcttccttctgCACAGATTCCTCCTTCTTGTTCTTCTGCCTGTACCCCTCCTCCTGCCTGTACCCCTCCACCAGCTCataccccacctccagcccaaaCTTCTCTCTTaactccttcctcccctctcttgCTTGGTCTACCTTCTGTGCCCATTTCCCCACCAGTCACCAACCTCCCCTTGGGCATGGGGCCTGAGGCAGAGCTGTGTGCACAAGCAATGGCATCTACTGAGTCCCTGGAGCTGGCTGATATGGCCAGTTCCGAGACTTCCCCAATTACTCTTGTGCCCCCTAAGGATCTGTTGCCAGTTGCTGTTGAGATCCTGCCTATGTCAGAGAAGAACCTTTCTCTCACCTCTTCTGCACCTAGCCCAAACCTGGCAGCTGGCAGCGTCCCCAACGGTCAAGAGCAGGAGGTGCCCGAGCCTGCTGAGGCGACCATCCTCTCAGTGCTGCCTGATGGTGAGGAAGTGGCCACGTGTCTGAGTGAGAGCAATAGGCTGGAGCTCCCACCCTCAGCAGCATCTGATGAGCTACTTCAGGAGCCACTGGAGGCTGACAAGAACTCAGAAGAGCTGGTGGAAGCCCAGACCCCAACGTCTACCCCAGAGAAACCACAGGAACTTGTTTCAGCTGAGGCCGCAGCCCCGTCAACCTCATCCTCGGCCACCTCCACACCTGAGGGTCCTTCGCCTGCCCGGCCCCCTCGGCGTCGCACCAGTGCCGATGTAGAAATTAGGGGTCAGGGGGCTGGTCGGCCAGGGCAGCCTCCAGGTCCCAAAGTGCTTCGCAAGCTGCCAGGACGGCTAGTGACTGTGGTAGAGGAAAAGGAACTGGTGAGGCGGCGGCGACAGCAGCGGGGAACTGCCAGCACCCTAGTGCCTGGGGTCTCTGAGACTGGTGCCAGCCCGGGAAGCCCATCTACCCGCAGCATGTCGGGGCCAGAATCCTCACCTCCCACCAGTGGTCCCTGTGAAGCTGCTCCCCCATCCACACTGCCCACCCCAACCCAGCAGCCCTTCATAGCTCGCCGTCACATTGAGCTGGGGCTGACTGGTGGGGGCAGCCCAGAAAATGGAGAAGGGGCACTACTTGCCATCACCCCTCCTGCTGTGAAACGTCGCAGGGGGAGGCCCCCCAAGAAGAACAGGTCTCCAGCAGATGCTGGGCGAGGGGTGGATGAGGCACCTTCATCCACCTCTAAGGGAAAAACCAGTGGGGCTGACTCAGTCCCTGGGGCTGAGACCCTTATTGTTGCGGAGCCTGTCCTGGCACCCCAGCTTATTCCTGGGCCCCAGCCTCTTGGACCCCAGCCAGTTCATAGACCCGAGCCTGTCATCCTATCACCTGTGGAGAAAAGAAGGCGTGGGCGGCCCCCTAAGGCCCGAGATTTGCCCATTCCTGGGACCATTTCCTCTCCAGGGGATGGCAGCTTAGAGAGCCGGACACAGCCACTCCCGATACCGCCACCCCTGCCACCGCTCCCACCACTCCTAGCCTGTCCCACTGCTACTGTCGCCAACACTGTCACCACTCTCACCATTTCAACATCCCCACCCAAGCGGAAGCGGGGCCGACCTCCCAAGAATCCACCGTCACCTCGGCCCAGCCAGCTCCCTGTCTTGGACCGCGACAGCTCTCCTGTCCTTGAGAGCTGTGGATTGGGGAAGCAGCGGCAACCCCAGGGCCAGGGGGAGAGTGAGGGTAGTTCATCTGATGAGGATGGAAGCCGCCCCCTCACCCGCCTGGCCCGCTTACGTCTTGAAGCAGAAGGAATGAGGGGACGAAAGAGTGAAGGGTCCATGGTAGTGGCTGTAATTCAGGATGATCTGGATTTAGCGGATAGTGGGCCAGGCGGGTTAGAATTGACACCTCCCGTGGTCTCATTGGCTCCAAAACTGCGTTCGACCCGGCTGCGTCCAGGGTCTCTAGTGCCCCCACTAGAGACTGAGAAGGTGCCTCGCAAACGGGCAGGGGCCCCAGTTGGCTGTGGTCCTGGGCTGGCAAAGCGGAGCCGCCTGCAGCCCCCAAGTCCCCTGGGGCCTGAGGGTTCAGTAGAGGAGTCTGAGGCTGAAGCCTCAggtgaggaggaggaaggggatggGACCCCACGGCGCCGGCCTGGCCCCCGCCGGCTTGGTGGGGCCACCAACCAAGGGGACCAGCGTATCTTGCGCAGCAGCGCCCCTTCCCACTTGGCTGGCCCTACCATTAGTCACAGAGGCCGTAAAGCCAAGACGTGA